From Gemmatimonadales bacterium, a single genomic window includes:
- a CDS encoding 4a-hydroxytetrahydrobiopterin dehydratase: MAVKLSDDEVGQRLKALAGWAREGNAIRKSFSFGKFAEGIRFVDRVAVAADAMDHHPDVDIQYTTITMTLSTHSAGGLTGKDFDLAERIEQAAR, from the coding sequence ATGGCGGTGAAGCTGAGCGACGACGAGGTCGGACAGCGCCTCAAGGCCCTGGCGGGCTGGGCGCGCGAGGGCAATGCGATCCGCAAGAGCTTCAGCTTCGGGAAGTTCGCCGAGGGGATCCGGTTCGTGGACCGGGTGGCGGTGGCGGCCGACGCGATGGACCACCACCCCGACGTGGACATCCAGTACACCACGATCACGATGACGCTCTCGACCCACAGCGCCGGCGGCCTGACCGGCAAGGACTTCGACCTGGCGGAGCGGATCGAGCAGGCGGCGCGCTAG
- a CDS encoding aldehyde dehydrogenase family protein — translation MIIGNERRAGTATATVRSPYDGSDVGTHPLASPADLDSAIAANLAAASECRHLPAYDRAACLRSIADGLERQRDVLATLVAREAGKPVTQARLEIDRAVFVFRDGAEEATRIGGEVLPLDALPGGRGRLGFTRRWPLSPVAAITPFNFPVLLAAHKIAPAIACGAALTLKPPPQDPLSPLALGDLVARSGYPAGGVNVVPCELAVARRLVTDARIRMISFTGSARAGWAIRADAGTKRVTLELGGNAAVIVEPDADLDRAVRSCAAGGYGYAGQSCISVQRILVHERVYADFLDGFTARVRQLVVGDPLDPATEVGPMIDEAAACRAEAWIAEAAHDGASVVAGGERRGAVLQPTVLTGTKAEHRVNCEEVFAPVTTVTAYRSFDEALEIVNASPYGLQAGVFSRDVGRLMRAWDRLDVGGVMANEVPTWRIDRMPYGGTKASGQGREGVRYAIEDMTELRLLTLHAE, via the coding sequence GTGATCATCGGGAACGAGCGGCGCGCCGGCACCGCGACGGCGACCGTCCGCTCTCCGTACGACGGCAGCGACGTCGGCACCCATCCTCTCGCCTCACCGGCCGACCTGGACTCCGCGATCGCGGCCAACCTGGCCGCGGCGTCCGAGTGTCGGCACCTCCCCGCGTACGACCGGGCGGCCTGCCTGCGCTCGATCGCGGACGGGCTGGAACGCCAGCGCGACGTGCTGGCGACGCTGGTCGCGCGCGAAGCGGGCAAGCCCGTCACCCAGGCCCGGCTGGAGATCGACCGCGCCGTCTTCGTGTTCCGCGATGGAGCCGAGGAGGCCACCCGCATCGGCGGCGAGGTGCTGCCGCTCGACGCGCTGCCCGGTGGCCGCGGCCGGCTCGGCTTCACGCGGCGCTGGCCGCTGTCGCCGGTCGCGGCCATCACTCCGTTCAACTTCCCGGTCCTCCTGGCGGCCCACAAGATCGCGCCGGCCATCGCCTGCGGCGCCGCCCTGACGCTGAAGCCGCCGCCGCAGGACCCGCTCTCGCCCCTGGCGCTCGGAGACCTGGTGGCCCGGTCGGGCTATCCGGCCGGCGGCGTCAACGTCGTGCCCTGCGAGCTCGCGGTCGCGCGCCGGCTGGTGACCGACGCGCGGATACGGATGATCAGCTTCACCGGCAGCGCGCGAGCCGGCTGGGCGATCCGCGCCGACGCGGGCACCAAGCGGGTGACGCTGGAGCTGGGCGGGAACGCGGCCGTCATCGTCGAGCCGGACGCGGACCTCGACCGCGCCGTGCGGTCGTGCGCCGCCGGCGGCTACGGCTACGCGGGGCAGTCGTGCATCTCGGTGCAACGCATCCTGGTGCACGAGCGGGTGTACGCCGACTTCCTCGACGGCTTCACGGCGCGGGTCAGGCAGCTCGTGGTCGGCGACCCGCTCGACCCCGCGACGGAAGTGGGGCCGATGATCGACGAGGCCGCTGCCTGCCGTGCCGAGGCGTGGATCGCCGAGGCCGCGCACGACGGCGCCTCGGTGGTCGCGGGTGGGGAGCGGCGGGGAGCCGTGCTGCAGCCGACCGTGCTCACCGGCACCAAGGCCGAGCACCGCGTCAACTGCGAGGAGGTCTTCGCCCCCGTCACCACCGTCACGGCGTACCGGTCGTTCGACGAGGCGCTCGAGATCGTGAACGCGTCGCCGTACGGCCTGCAGGCCGGCGTCTTCAGCCGGGACGTCGGGCGACTGATGCGGGCGTGGGACCGGCTCGACGTGGGCGGCGTGATGGCGAACGAGGTTCCCACGTGGAGGATCGACCGCATGCCATACGGCGGCACCAAGGCCAGCGGGCAGGGCCGGGAGGGTGTCCGTTACGCGATCGAGGACATGACCGAACTCCGACTGCTCACCCTTCACGCGGAGTGA